In Chiloscyllium plagiosum isolate BGI_BamShark_2017 chromosome 39, ASM401019v2, whole genome shotgun sequence, one genomic interval encodes:
- the LOC122542336 gene encoding platelet-derived growth factor subunit B-like has translation MDLNTALFILGCLWAVTQGDWIPSEYSRSQHFVPHQAKGADAKDSEKLYSVSVVGKGHWQTVQVTQSPEPVVELAKPAKCKVRPTVIEITRSMVDHTSANFVVWPSCVEVQRCSGCCNTRNYKCQATKVQERHVKVVTRRICPHRHCKNKNAVIVLLDHVECKCVTTAENTASRERQGSLASAAPTVIQPRGHRKRKYRKFKHISDGKGLPPR, from the exons ATGGATCTGAACACCGCACTGTTCATACTGGGCTGTCTGTGGGCCGTCACTCAG GGTGACTGGATTCCTTCAGAATACAGCAGATCCCAGCATTTCGTCCCTCATCAAGCCAAAG GTGCAGATGCCAAGGATTCGGAGAAGCTTTACTCGGTGTCTGTGGTTGGAAAAGGCCATTGGCAAACTGTCCAAGTGACACAGAGCCCAG AGCCGGTGGTGGAACTTGCCAAGCCCGCCAAGTGTAAGGTGAGGCCCACGGTCATCGAAATCACCCGGAGCATGGTGGATCACACCAGCGCCAATTTTGTTGTGTGGCCATCCTGCGTGGAGGTGCAGCGATGCTCTGGTTGCTGCAACACCAGGAACTACAAGTGCCAGGCAACCAAGGTACAAGAGCGACACGTCAAG GTGGTAACGAGGAGAATATGCCCCCACCGACACTGTAAAAACAAGAATGCAGTGATTGTGTTGTTAGACCACGTCGAGTGCAAGTGTGTAACCACTGCTGAAAACACGGCTTCGCGGGAGAGACAGG GATCTCTGGCGAGTGCAGCTCCCACTGTGATCCAGCCTCGAGGACACAGGAAGCGCAAGTATCGGAAATTCAAGCACATCAGCGATGGCAAGGGACTCCCCCCGAGATAG